The genomic region CCTCCATAACGCAACACGAACCCTCTTTCGTGTTTTCTATCCAAAAACTGTTTTGTTTCCCCTGCCATGGCGCTCATCCAGGGCGGTGTTTTGTCGTTTCCGAATTAAATAGCGTGATATAAAAAAGGAGGCCGACCTGTCGATTCGACAGGACGGCCTCCTTTTTTAATTTACTGGCATTAAGGCTTGGACAAGGCCTGGTCAACCGCTGCGATCAGCTTTCCCAGATCCTTCGGGGTGGCTTTGTGTATGACGCTGAACAGGTACGCCCGCTGTTCATCTTCGTCGCCCATATCTGCGAAAAAGGCTTTCAGCTTCACACCCAGCACATCGGCAAGCAGGAACAATGCTTCCACGCTGGGGGTATAGGTGCCAGTTTCGAAGCGGCTGATGGTTTTGGGGTCAAAACCGGTTTTTTCGCCGAGTTCAGCCTGAGTAAGCCCTGCGACCTTGCGGTAGCGTCGGATGGCTGGACCCAAACTTGAAATTTGCATCGCTCAATTCCCATTTAGAATCAAGAACTTAACGATAGATTTTTGCATTAGGCAACTGCATGATCCATCACCTTGCTTTGCAAAATGTGATGCATTTCGTAGAATCGCCGCTTCGGAGGGGTTTTGGGTGATCTGCAGTTTGAAGTTTAGGCGATATGAAACAGCCAGTATTGTCTTCCCTTGCCGGGTATGCAGAGAAGCCGTCAGCGGTCTGAAACCCTCGCGAAATATTACCAGAGTCGGTGTTGCTACCTTGCCCGAGGCTAGTTGATCTTCGGCTATCCCGGGGGCCATCAAATGCTGTTCATGGAGTGATAACGTGTCTCTGCGCTGTACGTCTCAAAACATCTCTTCCGGGCATCATGCGCTGGTCGAGCGGTACCTCCGCTAGCGACAGTGAGCCTCACTCATGGATGAGAAATACCGCAGGGCCGTGGATGCCGCCGCTATATTTTCCGAGACCGATCTGGACGGCCGGATTACTTACGTCAACGATCAATTCTGTGCCGTGTCCGGCTACAGTCGCGAGGAACTGCTCGGGCAAAACCATCGCCTGCTGAACTCCGGCCTGCATTCCGCTGATTTCTTCGCTGTCATGTGGCGCACCATCGCTCTGGGCAATGTCTGGAAGGGCGAGATTTGTAATCGCGCCAAGGATGGCAAATTGTATTGGGTCGACAGCACCATGGTGCCGGTGCTCGACGACATTACCGGGCGCGTTGACCGATACCTGTCGATTCGTTTCGACATCAGCGAAAAACGCCAATTGCTGCAATCCCTGCAATGGCGGGTCGGGCATGACGTGCTGACCGGGCTGCCCAATCGCGCGTTTCTCTCGGATTTGCTGGATCAGGCGCTGGAATTCTCCCGGCGTGAAAACATTCCGTTGGCCGTGTGCATGCTTGACCTCGACGGGTTCAAAGCGGTCAACGACGGCTACGGTCACGCCAGTGGCGATATGTTGCTGGTGGAAGTGGCCAAGCGTCTGCGTAACATCGTGCGCGGCGAAGATGTAGTGGCGCGACTGGCCGGTGACGAGTTCGTGCTGGTGTTGCGTTACGTGCGTGATCTGCCGGAATTGCGCGCGGCGTTGAATCGCGTGCTGGGGGCGATCTCGGCGCCTTACACGCTGCACGGCAAGGACATCAATGTGTTTGCCAGTATCGGCGTCACCCTGTTTCCCCATGACAACGAAGATGCCGAAACCCTGTTGCGGCACGCCGACCAGGCGATGTACGTGGCCAAGCAGCGCGGGCGAAACCGCTTTCATCTGTTCGATGTGTCCCGGGATCAGGAGGTCAAGGCCACGCACCAGACCGTCGAGCGGGTACGTCAG from Pseudomonas sp. GGS8 harbors:
- a CDS encoding bifunctional diguanylate cyclase/phosphodiesterase codes for the protein MDEKYRRAVDAAAIFSETDLDGRITYVNDQFCAVSGYSREELLGQNHRLLNSGLHSADFFAVMWRTIALGNVWKGEICNRAKDGKLYWVDSTMVPVLDDITGRVDRYLSIRFDISEKRQLLQSLQWRVGHDVLTGLPNRAFLSDLLDQALEFSRRENIPLAVCMLDLDGFKAVNDGYGHASGDMLLVEVAKRLRNIVRGEDVVARLAGDEFVLVLRYVRDLPELRAALNRVLGAISAPYTLHGKDINVFASIGVTLFPHDNEDAETLLRHADQAMYVAKQRGRNRFHLFDVSRDQEVKATHQTVERVRQALVAGELRLHFQPKVNMRRGEVVGFEALLRWQHPQNGMVPPREFLPLVEDTDLIIDIGEWVMDQVLAQLHRWQQAGQGWPVSINIAARHFQRADFVDRLRRVLARHAQVAPHMLDLEIVESVAIENIQHVSACLQACQALGVQFSLGDFGTGYSSLSYLKRLRTQTIKIDKSFVRDILIDRDDLALTTAVIGLARAFGRQVIAEGLESLEHGELLLRLGCEVAQGYFIARPMPPAEVPAWVAGFVAPSQWQALDQTA
- a CDS encoding helix-turn-helix domain-containing protein → MQISSLGPAIRRYRKVAGLTQAELGEKTGFDPKTISRFETGTYTPSVEALFLLADVLGVKLKAFFADMGDEDEQRAYLFSVIHKATPKDLGKLIAAVDQALSKP